A stretch of bacterium DNA encodes these proteins:
- the wecB gene encoding UDP-N-acetylglucosamine 2-epimerase (non-hydrolyzing) — translation MHRLKVMVIIGTRPEAIKLVSVIEELNQNTKYFKPIVVTTAQHRELVDTVFKLFNIKPQFDCNIMQSKQTLTHITTLAVKKLTRIMDIVNPDIVLVQGDTTTAFSGALTAFYHRIPIGHIEAGLRSFHKYNPFPEEMNRILIGKLADWHFAPTELAKQYLINEGVNPEKIYITGNTGIDAVLKFAKQSIRPTIPEIKTINWQRRIILVEMHRRENWGKPLQNVCTGLIEIAKRNKDVEIVFPYHLNPVVQKTVDKILAREERIHLFKATNYADFIWLLNQSYLILTDSGGIQEEAPILGKPVLLLREVTERPEAVKAGIVKVIGTETEKVITETQHLLDDKATYRTMAQKIPLYGDGKAGKRIIHIILNQFGYRKSLPREFQQPII, via the coding sequence ATGCATAGACTTAAGGTTATGGTAATTATTGGGACTAGACCGGAAGCAATTAAACTCGTATCTGTTATTGAAGAGTTAAACCAAAATACAAAGTATTTTAAACCAATTGTTGTTACGACCGCGCAACATCGAGAGTTGGTTGATACTGTATTTAAGTTATTCAACATCAAACCACAGTTCGATTGTAATATTATGCAATCGAAGCAAACGTTAACGCACATTACAACTCTTGCTGTAAAAAAACTAACTCGAATTATGGATATAGTCAATCCGGATATTGTCCTTGTTCAAGGTGATACTACGACAGCATTTTCTGGTGCATTAACTGCATTTTATCATCGAATTCCTATCGGACATATAGAAGCAGGACTACGTAGTTTTCATAAATACAATCCTTTTCCAGAAGAGATGAATCGGATTCTCATAGGTAAACTAGCAGATTGGCATTTTGCGCCTACTGAACTTGCTAAACAATATTTGATCAATGAAGGAGTTAACCCCGAAAAAATTTATATTACTGGCAATACCGGTATTGATGCTGTGTTAAAGTTTGCAAAACAGAGTATAAGACCGACGATTCCTGAAATTAAGACAATCAATTGGCAGCGCAGAATTATTTTAGTTGAAATGCATCGGCGAGAAAACTGGGGTAAACCGTTACAAAATGTATGTACTGGGCTCATTGAAATCGCAAAGCGAAATAAGGACGTAGAAATAGTATTTCCATATCATTTAAATCCAGTTGTTCAGAAAACAGTAGATAAAATATTAGCTAGGGAAGAACGTATCCATCTTTTTAAAGCAACTAATTATGCAGATTTTATCTGGTTACTTAATCAATCATATTTGATTTTAACTGATTCTGGAGGAATTCAGGAGGAAGCGCCAATACTCGGTAAGCCTGTATTATTATTACGGGAAGTGACCGAACGGCCTGAAGCAGTCAAGGCAGGAATTGTTAAGGTTATTGGCACTGAAACAGAAAAGGTAATTACAGAAACCCAACATCTACTTGATGATAAAGCGACATATCGGACTATGGCACAAAAGATTCCTTTATATGGTGACGGAAAAGCAGGAAAACGGATCATTCATATTATTCTCAATCAATTTGGGTATCGTAAATCATTACCAAGAGAGTTTCAACAGCCTATAATATAA
- a CDS encoding aconitate hydratase, producing the protein MGKNLSQKIILAHLVEGELIPGQEIAIRIDQTLTQDATGTMTSLQFEAMGIPRVKTKLSVSYVDHNMLQIGFENADDHLFLQTIAAKYGIYFSKPGNGICHQIHLERFGIPGQTLLGSDSHTPTAGGLSMLAIGVGGLDVAVAMAGGAYYFNMPKIVQIELIGKLQPWVSAKDVILELLRRLTVKGGIGKIFEYTGPGIKSLTVPERATITNMGAELGATTSIFPSDKQTLAFLKSQKRESSWQELFPDHDAIYDETIELNLSEIEPLIAQPHSPDNVCKVKDLAGKKINQVCIGSCTNSSYTDLTRVALMLRGKKIHPDVSLTINPGSKQVLEMIIHNGSLADIIRSGARLLENSCGPCIGMGQAPSSGAVSLRTFNRNFEGRSGTADALVYLCSPETAAASALTGVITDPRTFGAPIEVHLPKEFLIDDSLILEPANEPDAVTIFRGPNIRPLPVNSPLPESLEGEIILKVGNNITTDDIMPAGATILSLRSNIPAIAEHVYEKIDASFAKRAKSAGIGFIVGGENYGQGSSREHAALAPMYLGIKAVFAKSFARIHRDNLINFGIIPLIFTNTKVINEIKQGDRLTIPNIHTQLKSMMPITVKNVTQKSEFQVIHGLTPRQIDIIIAGGLLNYTKGKK; encoded by the coding sequence ATGGGAAAGAATCTATCACAAAAAATTATCTTAGCTCATCTAGTTGAAGGTGAATTAATTCCTGGTCAAGAGATAGCTATTCGCATTGATCAAACGTTAACACAAGATGCAACCGGTACCATGACGTCTCTCCAGTTTGAAGCCATGGGGATTCCGCGGGTTAAAACCAAATTATCGGTCAGTTACGTTGACCATAATATGTTACAGATTGGCTTTGAAAATGCTGACGACCATTTATTTCTCCAAACTATCGCAGCAAAATATGGAATCTATTTTTCGAAACCAGGAAACGGAATATGTCATCAGATTCATCTGGAACGATTCGGGATCCCAGGTCAAACGTTGCTTGGTTCTGATAGCCATACTCCGACTGCAGGAGGACTCTCAATGCTCGCAATTGGCGTAGGTGGACTTGATGTCGCAGTCGCCATGGCAGGAGGCGCGTATTATTTTAATATGCCGAAAATTGTACAGATTGAATTGATTGGAAAACTTCAACCCTGGGTTTCTGCAAAAGATGTAATTTTAGAACTACTCCGTCGACTAACCGTTAAAGGGGGGATCGGAAAAATATTTGAGTATACTGGTCCTGGAATTAAATCGTTGACTGTCCCTGAACGAGCTACCATCACAAATATGGGCGCAGAATTAGGCGCAACGACATCAATATTTCCCTCAGATAAACAGACCCTAGCATTTTTAAAATCACAAAAACGTGAATCGAGTTGGCAAGAACTATTTCCTGACCACGATGCAATTTATGATGAAACGATAGAACTAAATTTATCCGAAATTGAACCGTTAATTGCACAACCGCATAGTCCTGATAATGTTTGTAAAGTTAAAGATCTCGCTGGGAAAAAAATTAACCAGGTTTGTATCGGTAGTTGTACCAATTCTTCATATACCGATTTAACTCGAGTAGCTTTGATGTTGCGCGGGAAGAAAATTCATCCAGACGTTAGTTTAACCATAAATCCTGGTTCAAAACAGGTTCTTGAAATGATTATACACAACGGTTCATTAGCTGATATAATTAGGTCAGGCGCTCGTTTATTAGAAAATTCTTGTGGACCATGCATTGGTATGGGTCAGGCTCCATCATCCGGTGCTGTTTCATTACGAACTTTCAACCGGAATTTTGAAGGAAGGTCAGGAACCGCAGATGCGCTGGTTTATTTATGTAGTCCAGAAACTGCAGCCGCTTCAGCATTAACTGGAGTAATTACTGATCCTCGAACGTTCGGAGCACCCATTGAAGTGCATTTACCGAAAGAGTTTCTTATCGATGATTCGCTCATACTTGAACCGGCAAATGAACCGGATGCGGTAACGATTTTTCGCGGACCGAACATTCGTCCGTTACCAGTAAACTCTCCATTACCTGAATCATTGGAAGGAGAAATTATATTAAAAGTTGGCAATAATATTACCACTGACGATATTATGCCAGCCGGTGCCACAATTCTTTCGCTACGTTCAAATATTCCGGCTATTGCTGAACATGTGTATGAAAAAATTGATGCATCATTTGCGAAACGTGCAAAATCTGCTGGTATAGGTTTTATTGTTGGTGGTGAAAATTATGGACAAGGGTCGAGTCGCGAACATGCAGCATTAGCCCCGATGTACCTTGGTATTAAAGCGGTATTTGCAAAATCATTCGCTCGGATTCATCGTGATAATTTGATCAATTTCGGAATTATCCCGCTAATATTTACCAATACAAAAGTAATTAATGAAATAAAACAAGGTGACCGGTTAACAATCCCGAATATTCATACACAATTAAAATCCATGATGCCAATAACTGTCAAAAATGTGACGCAGAAAAGTGAATT
- a CDS encoding citrate synthase, translating into MAKIATLILDNRRIELPIIIGTEGEVGIDISQLRAQTGAITLDPSFANTGSCKSAITFIDGEKGILRYRGIPIEQFDRENPNFIEVCWLLIFGRLPKKDELARFSNLLTNNAHLNEGMKHHFEGFPVNAAPMAILSAMINALSCYEPQTYQIPSDETFEEAAAELISKVRTIAAFSYRHSQGLPYIYPDPKRRYAANFLHMMFSMPYAEYEVDPDIEDALNLILILHADHEQNCSTTTVRVVGSSQANLFASCAAGVCALWGPLHGGANVEVLEMLAKIHKGNLTPEDCIRLAKDKNSGFKLMGFGHRVYKNFDPRAQILKKVCDRVLKKLNKKDPLLDIAMKLEELALKDQYFIDRKLYPNVDFYSGIIMKAIGIPVNMFTVMFAIGRMPGWIAQWKEQHDKSGGRIVRPRQIYIGNQKTDYIPINDR; encoded by the coding sequence ATGGCAAAAATTGCCACATTAATTCTAGATAATAGAAGAATTGAGTTACCAATTATCATAGGTACGGAAGGAGAAGTCGGTATAGATATTTCTCAGTTACGTGCACAAACTGGCGCTATAACACTTGACCCTAGTTTTGCCAATACCGGCAGTTGTAAAAGTGCAATAACATTTATCGATGGAGAAAAAGGAATACTTAGATATCGCGGTATTCCAATTGAGCAATTCGACCGAGAAAATCCGAATTTTATTGAGGTCTGCTGGTTACTTATTTTCGGTCGACTGCCGAAAAAAGATGAACTAGCGCGATTTAGTAATCTTCTAACCAATAATGCGCATCTAAATGAAGGAATGAAACATCATTTTGAAGGATTCCCCGTTAATGCAGCACCAATGGCAATTTTATCTGCTATGATAAATGCACTCTCTTGTTATGAACCGCAAACATACCAGATTCCTTCTGATGAAACGTTTGAGGAAGCAGCTGCTGAACTAATTAGTAAAGTGCGAACAATAGCTGCGTTTTCGTATCGGCATTCGCAAGGATTACCCTATATCTACCCCGATCCGAAACGGCGATATGCTGCAAACTTTTTACATATGATGTTTTCGATGCCCTATGCTGAATATGAAGTTGATCCGGATATAGAAGATGCCTTAAATCTGATTCTGATTTTACATGCAGACCATGAACAGAATTGTAGCACGACTACAGTTCGTGTTGTAGGTTCAAGTCAAGCAAATTTATTTGCTTCATGTGCTGCGGGTGTTTGTGCACTCTGGGGACCGTTACACGGCGGTGCAAATGTTGAGGTACTAGAAATGTTAGCGAAAATCCATAAGGGTAATCTTACACCGGAAGATTGTATCAGACTTGCTAAAGATAAGAATAGTGGATTTAAATTGATGGGATTTGGTCATCGGGTATATAAGAATTTTGATCCCCGGGCCCAAATTCTTAAGAAAGTGTGCGATCGTGTATTAAAAAAACTTAATAAAAAAGACCCGTTATTAGATATCGCTATGAAATTGGAAGAGCTAGCTTTGAAAGACCAGTATTTTATTGACCGTAAGTTATATCCGAATGTAGATTTTTATAGCGGGATTATCATGAAAGCAATTGGTATCCCGGTAAATATGTTTACGGTTATGTTTGCAATCGGTCGAATGCCGGGTTGGATTGCACAATGGAAAGAGCAACATGATAAATCCGGTGGACGAATCGTTCGTCCTCGCCAGATTTATATCGGAAATCAAAAAACTGATTATATTCCGATTAATGATCGTTAA